In Palaemon carinicauda isolate YSFRI2023 chromosome 21, ASM3689809v2, whole genome shotgun sequence, the following proteins share a genomic window:
- the LOC137615390 gene encoding uncharacterized protein, with the protein MILPIILAALAVSSSRQDIYEELAEPWPGGWSAWTPFSCSATCGGGVAVQRRYCNEPLPSMFGRKCMGLSNRKTRCNTHSCGELSYHLAKSIIKSLRDGFYRTQHVTEMGKPLILHYDDPNGLPKYHRKWMKYVTSQEKFLTFDSNITKMSFLDNILKIFMPSKRESYASGISVLENSSLSLSGESTDQAGIWMCVAAPYGDVHSYIVSATSVLLKPNWLGVGIIHVFVGKVVALSCNAQPLHVLFSTANNKFTMQWYHNGELHQVMTTDYLFLYNVSLSHSGVWSCVVKEELSQTTAYYEVVVHSNWMSRIIYSLKMSLIKSFHTPSTILITLLVLVGLRIIVYQVCYKLFC; encoded by the coding sequence ATGATTCTCCCAATAATCCTTGCGGCTCTGGCAGTTTCTTCGAGTCGTCaagatatttatgaagaattggccgAGCCTTGGCCGGGTGGATGGTCTGCATGGACTCCCTTCTCTTGTTCTGCTACATGTGGAGGAGGCGTTGCAGTACAGCGTAGGTATTGCAACGAACCTTTGCCCTCCATGTTTGGACGGAAATGCATGGGGCTGTCTAACAGGAAGACCAGGTGTAACACTCACTCTTGTGGTGAGTTATCGTATCACTTGGCCAAGTCCATCATTAAGAGTTTACGAGATGGCTTTTACAGAACACAGCATGTAACAGAGATGGGCAAACCTCTTATCCTACACTACGATGATCCAAATGGTCTCCCAAAATACCACCGGAAATGGATGAAGTATGTGACATCACAGGAGAAGTTTTTAACTTTTGACTCCAATATTACTAAAATGAGTTTTCTCGACAACATTCTCAAAATTTTCATGCCTTCAAAGCGTGAAAGTTATGCAAGTGGAATATCAGTGTTAGAAAATAGTTCACTGAGTCTGTCAGGAGAAAGTACAGACCAAGCTGGAATATGGATGTGTGTTGCAGCTCCCTATGGTGATGTTCATTCATACATAGTATCTGCCACTTCAGTACTCCTAAAGCCCAACTGGTTAGGAGTAGGTATAATACATGTTTTTGTAGGTAAGGTAGTCGCTCTGTCTTGCAATGCCCAACCCCTCCATGTCTTGTTCAGCACAGCAAACAACAAATTTACCATGCAGTGGTACCATAACGGTGAATTGCATCAAGTCATGACTACTGACTATCTCTTCTTGTATAATGTGTCTTTGTCACATTCCGGTGTTTGGTCCTGCGTAGTGAAAGAGGAGTTATCACAGACCACAGCATATTATGAAGTTGTTGTACATAGCAATTGGATGTCAAGgattatttattctctaaaaatgtcattaatcaagtcttttcatactCCATCGACCATTCTCATCACACTCCTAGTTTTAGTTGGCTTAAGAATAATTGTTTATCAAGTTTGTTATAAGCTTTTTTGTTGA